The proteins below are encoded in one region of Dehalococcoidia bacterium:
- a CDS encoding thiamine pyrophosphate-binding protein has product MGKILGADVLLKCLIQEDVRFIFGIPGAQPTTLTDAVARFGRKEGIDFIATRHEQAAAHMADTYARLTNKVGVCLGTVGPGAVNLVPGIYEAYANSIPVLALTAQNQTWKSYPDHGSTQGCDHLGLFKPITKWNGYVSHWRRIPEMVREAFRQATTGRPGPVHLDLPVDVLFEEGDEAEVEILPPAAYRPVVPPAGDPELIRQAAEMLAKARKPVIQTGGGTLRSGATKEVIALAEFLGCPLMTGITSRGAIPEDHPLYLIQPGFGALAARQQADVVLVLGSRLGGFDFFGKAPIWGVPGEQKTIQVDTAPESLGENRPTDIAILGDVKSVVSAILGVLEQIAEPRGEHPDLPQYRAAQAAWLQNFENMAASDASPIHPLRVVRDARAFFPRNSLFVTDGGNTTIWTHYLTRIYEPGSCLWSGDSGMGGGGLPKAIAAKLVHPERPVYAICGDGFFMMNVQELETATRLGTNIVVIVNNDCCFGMIKAAQDGSFAKRYIGVDFADVRYDKMAEAAGWYGERVEDPNEITPALKRAVDSGKPALLDVIIDGRANLSPPDCATAVGIWMEGVKFPEY; this is encoded by the coding sequence GTGGGCAAGATACTGGGTGCAGATGTCCTGCTGAAGTGCCTGATCCAGGAGGACGTGCGGTTCATCTTCGGGATTCCCGGCGCGCAGCCGACAACGCTGACCGACGCCGTCGCCCGTTTCGGGCGCAAGGAGGGGATCGACTTCATCGCGACGCGCCACGAGCAGGCGGCCGCGCACATGGCCGACACTTATGCCCGCCTCACCAATAAGGTGGGCGTCTGTCTGGGCACCGTCGGGCCGGGCGCCGTCAACCTCGTGCCCGGCATCTACGAGGCATACGCGAACAGCATCCCCGTGCTCGCGCTCACCGCTCAGAACCAGACGTGGAAGTCGTACCCCGATCACGGCTCGACCCAGGGCTGCGACCACCTGGGGCTTTTCAAGCCCATCACCAAGTGGAACGGCTACGTGTCGCACTGGAGGCGCATTCCGGAGATGGTGCGGGAAGCGTTCCGCCAGGCGACGACGGGGCGTCCCGGGCCGGTGCACCTCGACTTGCCGGTGGACGTCCTGTTCGAGGAGGGCGACGAAGCGGAGGTCGAAATCCTGCCGCCGGCGGCCTACCGCCCCGTGGTGCCGCCCGCCGGCGACCCCGAGCTCATACGGCAGGCGGCGGAGATGCTGGCGAAGGCGCGGAAGCCGGTCATCCAGACAGGCGGCGGCACGCTGCGCTCGGGCGCGACGAAAGAAGTGATCGCGCTGGCGGAGTTCCTCGGCTGCCCGCTCATGACGGGGATAACCTCGCGCGGCGCCATCCCCGAAGACCACCCTCTCTACCTGATCCAACCCGGGTTCGGCGCCCTGGCGGCCCGCCAGCAGGCGGACGTCGTCCTCGTCCTCGGCTCGCGTCTGGGCGGCTTCGATTTCTTCGGCAAGGCGCCGATCTGGGGCGTGCCGGGCGAGCAGAAGACCATCCAGGTCGACACGGCGCCGGAGAGTCTGGGGGAGAACCGGCCGACCGACATTGCGATCCTGGGGGACGTGAAGAGCGTCGTCAGCGCGATTCTCGGCGTGCTGGAGCAGATCGCGGAGCCGCGCGGCGAGCACCCCGACCTGCCGCAGTACCGGGCGGCGCAGGCGGCCTGGCTGCAGAACTTCGAGAACATGGCCGCGTCCGACGCCTCGCCCATACACCCCCTGCGCGTGGTGCGCGATGCCCGCGCCTTCTTCCCGCGCAACTCGCTGTTCGTGACCGATGGCGGCAACACGACGATCTGGACCCACTACCTGACGAGGATTTACGAGCCGGGCTCCTGCCTGTGGTCGGGCGACTCCGGCATGGGCGGCGGCGGCCTGCCGAAGGCGATAGCGGCCAAGCTCGTCCACCCGGAGCGGCCGGTGTACGCCATCTGCGGCGACGGCTTCTTTATGATGAACGTGCAGGAGCTGGAGACGGCGACCCGCCTGGGCACGAACATCGTCGTCATTGTCAACAACGACTGTTGCTTCGGGATGATCAAGGCGGCGCAGGACGGCAGCTTCGCCAAGCGCTACATCGGCGTCGACTTCGCGGACGTGCGGTACGACAAGATGGCGGAGGCCGCGGGCTGGTACGGGGAGCGCGTCGAGGACCCGAACGAGATCACGCCTGCCCTGAAGCGCGCGGTCGATAGCGGCAAGCCGGCGCTGCTGGATGTCATTATCGACGGCCGGGCGAACCTGTCGCCGCCCGACTGCGCGACGGCGGTGGGGATCTGGATGGAAGGCGTCAAGTTCCCCGAGTACTAA
- a CDS encoding alcohol dehydrogenase catalytic domain-containing protein, with the protein MKALYVNLSNSRILATKVASRLSRKALFGPQAPLQFEERPPPPLPGPRYVRVRNRLAGICGSDIHFVRADGDPRIAIAAVPGARRMYLGHEVAGEVTEVGDGVRGLKPGARVTLTCWPGSCLGEGKDELCQHCAAGNYSRCCGAMLQDPLGIGGGLSEEQVVHECRLLPLPDDVTDEQAVLLEPAACGLRAALRRPLAPGDKALVIGCGTMGLMTLQALRAVQPDCEITALAQFDYQASMARRLGATNVIMLGSDTYSEVARITGGAVCSGSFGNKVIMGGFDAVYDCVGQAKTLSDALRWTRSGGTVVLLGVNLVPMRLDLTPVWYWEVDLLGTYAHGAEDWQGERVPTFELVIRLLREGKLDFEGFITHRFPLSQYKEAFTTAMDQRRTHAIKVVFDYRGGS; encoded by the coding sequence ATGAAGGCGCTGTACGTCAACCTCAGCAACTCGCGCATCCTCGCCACGAAGGTCGCTTCGCGCCTTTCGCGGAAGGCGCTCTTCGGTCCTCAGGCGCCGCTTCAATTCGAAGAGAGGCCACCGCCGCCTCTTCCCGGGCCGCGCTACGTGCGGGTGCGCAACCGGTTGGCGGGGATATGCGGCTCCGACATCCACTTCGTCCGGGCCGACGGCGACCCCCGGATCGCGATCGCCGCCGTGCCCGGCGCCCGGCGTATGTACCTCGGCCATGAGGTGGCGGGAGAGGTAACCGAGGTGGGCGACGGTGTGCGGGGGCTGAAGCCAGGCGCCCGCGTGACCCTGACCTGCTGGCCCGGAAGCTGCCTTGGAGAGGGCAAAGATGAGCTGTGCCAGCATTGCGCCGCCGGAAACTACTCGAGGTGCTGCGGCGCTATGCTACAGGACCCGCTGGGCATCGGCGGTGGCCTTTCCGAGGAGCAGGTGGTGCACGAGTGCCGCCTCCTTCCGCTCCCCGACGACGTCACGGACGAGCAGGCCGTCCTCCTCGAGCCGGCGGCCTGCGGGTTGCGAGCCGCGTTACGGCGCCCTCTCGCGCCCGGGGACAAGGCGCTCGTCATAGGCTGCGGGACGATGGGGCTGATGACGCTGCAGGCCTTGCGCGCCGTCCAGCCCGATTGCGAGATCACCGCCCTCGCACAGTTTGACTACCAGGCCTCGATGGCGCGCAGACTGGGGGCAACAAACGTTATCATGCTAGGGAGCGATACCTACAGCGAAGTCGCGCGCATCACCGGCGGCGCCGTCTGTAGCGGCTCGTTCGGCAACAAGGTCATCATGGGCGGCTTCGACGCCGTCTACGACTGCGTTGGCCAGGCAAAGACCCTCTCCGATGCCCTGCGCTGGACCCGCTCAGGAGGGACGGTCGTGCTCCTCGGCGTCAATCTCGTGCCGATGCGCCTCGACCTGACTCCGGTGTGGTACTGGGAGGTTGATCTGTTGGGGACGTACGCGCACGGCGCCGAAGATTGGCAGGGCGAGAGGGTACCGACCTTCGAGCTGGTAATCCGGCTGCTGAGGGAGGGGAAGCTCGACTTCGAGGGATTCATAACGCACCGCTTCCCGCTATCGCAGTACAAAGAGGCGTTCACGACCGCGATGGACCAGAGGCGGACGCATGCAATAAAGGTAGTCTTCGACTACAGGGGGGGCTCGTAG
- the cutA gene encoding divalent-cation tolerance protein CutA, giving the protein MAEYLQVLTTTARREDAESIARLLLEKRLAACVQVSGPVTSLYWWEGKIERAEEWYCLAKSERRLYRRLEAAIRGAHAYETPEILAAPVVEGSEEYLTWLSGELAPAQ; this is encoded by the coding sequence GTGGCAGAGTACCTTCAAGTGCTGACGACGACCGCGCGGCGCGAGGACGCCGAATCGATAGCGAGACTGTTGCTCGAGAAGCGGCTGGCCGCTTGTGTGCAGGTCTCCGGCCCGGTGACAAGCCTCTACTGGTGGGAAGGAAAGATTGAGCGGGCGGAGGAGTGGTATTGCCTGGCGAAATCGGAGCGGCGCCTGTACCGGCGGCTTGAGGCGGCGATACGCGGGGCGCACGCTTACGAAACACCGGAGATACTGGCGGCGCCGGTCGTGGAAGGCAGCGAGGAATACCTAACGTGGCTCAGCGGAGAGCTCGCTCCCGCGCAGTGA
- a CDS encoding nitronate monooxygenase, whose translation MLQTRITEMFGIKYPILCGGMFWVARAELIAAVANAGGLGFLTAATYPTIEELRADIRKARDLTDKPIGLNINLFASARPQPIEEWVRVAIEEKIPVVETSGRSPEPIVEPLHKGGVKIMHKVPGVRFARTAERLGCDAVCVVGHECGGHPGMDEVTTLVMVPAAVDAVKVPIVAGGGFADGRGLVAALALGAEAVLMGTRFMATQECRGHPAFKEYLVRAAETDTMYLMKSINNPSRLAKNSLAEKVMALEKKGATLEELLPIISRQGPAVVDTGNIEEGLVSLGQSVGLVHDVPTVKELIDRIVEEAQETRDRINRLV comes from the coding sequence ATGCTGCAGACGAGAATCACCGAGATGTTCGGCATCAAGTACCCTATACTGTGCGGCGGGATGTTCTGGGTGGCAAGGGCCGAGCTCATCGCCGCTGTCGCCAACGCGGGCGGCCTGGGCTTCCTGACCGCCGCTACCTACCCCACCATCGAGGAGCTTCGCGCCGACATCCGCAAGGCCCGCGATCTCACCGACAAGCCGATCGGACTCAACATCAATCTCTTCGCCTCCGCCCGCCCGCAGCCTATCGAGGAGTGGGTGCGCGTCGCCATCGAAGAGAAGATACCGGTGGTCGAAACGTCCGGCCGCAGCCCCGAGCCCATCGTCGAGCCGCTACACAAGGGCGGAGTCAAGATCATGCACAAGGTGCCGGGCGTGCGCTTTGCCCGCACGGCCGAGCGTCTCGGCTGCGACGCCGTCTGCGTCGTCGGCCACGAGTGCGGCGGCCACCCCGGCATGGACGAGGTGACGACGCTGGTCATGGTGCCGGCGGCCGTCGATGCCGTGAAGGTCCCCATCGTCGCCGGCGGCGGCTTCGCAGACGGGCGCGGCCTCGTCGCCGCCCTCGCCCTCGGCGCCGAGGCGGTGCTCATGGGTACCCGCTTCATGGCCACGCAAGAGTGCCGCGGACACCCCGCCTTCAAAGAGTACCTGGTGCGGGCGGCTGAGACCGACACCATGTACCTGATGAAATCGATCAACAACCCCTCGCGCCTCGCCAAGAACTCGCTCGCCGAAAAGGTGATGGCGCTGGAGAAGAAAGGCGCGACGCTGGAAGAGCTGCTGCCGATTATCAGCCGGCAGGGCCCCGCCGTGGTCGATACCGGCAATATAGAAGAAGGATTGGTCAGCCTCGGTCAGAGTGTGGGCCTCGTCCACGATGTGCCCACCGTCAAGGAGCTGATCGACCGCATCGTCGAGGAGGCGCAGGAGACGCGCGATCGCATCAACAGGCTCGTGTAG
- a CDS encoding HAD-IC family P-type ATPase yields MEPSPSRQEANAVIDPSSIRRHVWWSLSVGETLSALRVGDEGLASEEAEARRAIFGLNQLEEEEETSALTVWIRQFKSPLIYILLLAAVVTLAVGEFVDTLVIAAVLILNAVIGFVQERRAERSARALRELVVTRARVMRDSRERQIDARELVPGDMVVVEAGSKVPADCRVVDASALEADESLLTGESTTVGKRDAVLDPDTQIADRDNMLFMGSVITRGRGRAVVVATGPSTQLGEIAGSIKEIGLVETPIQQRMARFARIIGLAVLAASAIGFGIGFALGEDPQHLFLTFVALAVAAIPEGLPIVLTVTLSIGVNRMARRHVIIRRLPAVETLGSCSVIGSDKTGTLTQNRMTVQRIYAEGRDFTVTGSGYGEDGEIIHDGNGVVLEEWPQLRMTLIAGTLSNDATISKVDGGLEAHGDPTEIALLISAYKAGLTKEELEKGFPRGKDVPFDPELRYSASFHASGEGAIAFVKGAPERMVDMCAWSDPAERERVLDVAHRMAEDGLRVLAMASKEYAGPPEALGAPAEELSGLTFLGLQAMIDPPREEAIAAVRGCQEAGIRVVMITGDHAVTGLAIARKLGIAREPDKVLTGADLDRITDDELEEAAQRVPVYARVSPQHKLRVVNALQRTGSVVAVTGDGVNDAPALRAADIGVAMGKSGTDVAKEAADMVITDDNFASIFAAVEEGRIVFDNVRKVTFFLIATGLGTVLAVLASIMFRFELPFLPAQLLWLNLVTNGIQDVALAFEPGEEGVLKRPPRSRREGVISGLLWVRTAIAGTVLACGTLLLFLLEIHADSSIEHARTVALTTAVFFQVFHLQNARSEHRSAFAVSPLTNRFLFVGTAIAVAIHIAAIYLPPTQFILRLEPINAITWVKMIAVASTVILAVEAHKLLTRRSVRADPIR; encoded by the coding sequence ATGGAACCCTCCCCTTCCAGGCAAGAGGCGAACGCCGTGATTGACCCGTCGTCAATCCGTCGGCACGTGTGGTGGTCGTTGTCGGTCGGGGAGACGCTGAGCGCGCTGCGAGTCGGCGATGAAGGGCTGGCGTCCGAGGAGGCCGAGGCGCGGCGGGCAATCTTCGGTCTCAATCAGCTTGAGGAAGAAGAGGAGACCAGCGCACTCACGGTCTGGATACGCCAGTTCAAGAGCCCGCTCATTTACATCCTTCTTCTCGCCGCAGTCGTTACCCTGGCCGTGGGCGAGTTCGTGGACACGCTCGTCATTGCGGCTGTCCTCATTCTGAACGCCGTGATCGGCTTTGTGCAGGAGCGGCGTGCAGAGCGTTCCGCGAGAGCGCTGCGTGAACTCGTGGTGACCCGCGCGCGTGTCATGCGCGACTCACGAGAACGACAGATCGATGCGCGTGAGCTCGTGCCGGGCGACATGGTAGTCGTTGAGGCGGGGTCAAAAGTCCCGGCCGACTGCCGTGTCGTCGATGCCAGCGCGCTTGAGGCGGACGAATCGCTGCTGACCGGCGAATCGACGACCGTGGGCAAGCGCGACGCGGTGCTCGACCCCGACACCCAGATCGCCGACCGGGACAACATGCTCTTCATGGGCTCCGTCATCACGAGAGGGCGCGGGCGGGCCGTGGTTGTTGCAACCGGCCCGAGCACTCAACTGGGCGAGATTGCGGGCAGCATAAAAGAGATAGGACTGGTGGAGACGCCCATTCAGCAAAGAATGGCGCGCTTCGCCCGTATTATCGGCTTGGCCGTTCTCGCTGCCTCGGCAATCGGCTTCGGAATCGGCTTTGCCCTGGGCGAGGACCCGCAGCATCTCTTTCTCACCTTTGTTGCCCTCGCAGTGGCCGCAATTCCCGAAGGGCTGCCCATCGTCCTTACGGTCACGCTTTCCATTGGAGTCAATCGCATGGCCCGGCGACACGTCATCATCCGCCGACTGCCGGCTGTGGAGACCCTCGGGAGTTGCAGCGTGATCGGCTCCGACAAGACGGGCACACTCACCCAGAACCGAATGACCGTCCAGCGCATTTACGCGGAGGGCCGGGACTTCACGGTCACGGGGTCGGGGTACGGCGAGGACGGCGAGATCATCCACGATGGGAACGGCGTTGTCCTTGAGGAATGGCCTCAACTCCGGATGACGCTTATCGCGGGAACTCTTTCCAATGATGCAACGATCTCCAAAGTAGACGGCGGCCTCGAGGCGCACGGCGATCCGACAGAGATAGCGCTGCTCATATCGGCGTACAAGGCCGGCCTCACGAAAGAAGAACTCGAAAAGGGGTTCCCGCGCGGCAAGGATGTCCCGTTCGATCCTGAACTCCGCTATTCGGCCAGTTTCCACGCCAGCGGCGAGGGCGCCATCGCCTTCGTGAAGGGAGCACCGGAACGGATGGTCGATATGTGCGCCTGGAGCGATCCCGCTGAAAGAGAACGCGTGCTCGATGTCGCGCACCGGATGGCGGAGGACGGCCTCCGGGTGCTGGCAATGGCCAGCAAGGAGTACGCCGGTCCTCCTGAGGCGCTCGGCGCGCCCGCCGAAGAGCTGTCCGGCCTAACGTTTCTCGGTCTGCAAGCCATGATCGATCCTCCCCGGGAAGAGGCAATCGCAGCAGTTCGCGGCTGCCAGGAGGCGGGCATACGCGTGGTCATGATCACCGGCGACCATGCGGTAACGGGACTCGCCATCGCCAGGAAGCTGGGCATCGCGCGCGAGCCCGACAAGGTCCTGACAGGGGCGGACCTGGACCGGATTACCGACGATGAGCTGGAGGAAGCGGCGCAGCGCGTTCCGGTCTACGCCCGGGTTTCTCCGCAGCACAAACTCCGCGTCGTGAACGCATTGCAGCGCACCGGCTCGGTGGTGGCGGTAACGGGGGACGGCGTGAACGATGCTCCGGCCCTTAGGGCTGCCGATATCGGCGTGGCGATGGGCAAATCGGGGACGGACGTCGCCAAAGAAGCGGCAGACATGGTGATTACGGATGACAACTTCGCGAGCATCTTCGCCGCCGTGGAGGAAGGGCGGATAGTCTTCGACAACGTTCGGAAGGTCACATTCTTCCTCATCGCCACCGGCCTCGGCACTGTCCTCGCCGTCCTCGCGAGCATCATGTTCAGATTTGAGCTGCCCTTCTTGCCGGCCCAGTTGCTCTGGCTGAACCTGGTCACAAACGGCATTCAAGACGTGGCGCTTGCCTTCGAGCCCGGCGAAGAGGGCGTCCTCAAGAGACCGCCGAGGTCCCGCCGCGAAGGCGTCATCTCCGGCCTCCTCTGGGTCAGGACGGCGATTGCCGGGACGGTGCTGGCCTGCGGAACGTTGCTGCTCTTTCTCCTGGAGATACACGCCGACAGCAGCATCGAACACGCGCGCACGGTCGCTCTCACGACGGCGGTCTTCTTCCAGGTATTCCACCTTCAAAACGCTCGCTCCGAGCACCGGTCCGCGTTCGCTGTCAGCCCCCTCACCAATCGGTTTCTGTTCGTCGGGACGGCGATAGCGGTGGCGATCCACATCGCCGCGATCTATTTGCCGCCCACGCAATTCATCCTCCGGCTGGAGCCCATCAACGCCATAACGTGGGTGAAGATGATCGCCGTCGCTTCAACCGTCATCCTCGCCGTCGAAGCGCACAAGCTCCTGACGCGGCGGTCCGTGCGCGCCGACCCGATACGGTAA
- a CDS encoding VWA domain-containing protein yields the protein MMRKPPVRVAAALLLAGALLSQAPAHAQPPAAVAVVQVIAGDYPRVTAAVSVLDAFGTPIGGLDAASFSATEDGAPAVVEDVQAAVDADVGLAVVMVIDTSGSMAGAPLAAAREAALRLIDSLLPNDRASIIAFADGLGAPGPFTSDRQALAATLGGLQAGGATALYDAVIAGVRTARDAPLPRKVVVLLTDGHEWEATSAATMEQSLAEASAAGVPVFTIGVGTEVNVPYLEEVARRSGGRFIAAPAPGDIPGVYEGIGKMLRAAYILRLRLPGQTGGGESRLRVTVNAAGMTVSGETTFPRPGAAATPTSAPTPTPTPAPAAVAGEEGGGMGAVVWIVAVGLPLLLLSGGGALTLRIVRRRREAIPAGPTPAVESYRPPPVTRWGGPQAPKARLIVIDGPQLGTALELGDHAVTIGTDADCSLRLSDASGQVGRRHVRVWLREGRYMLHHLDRGRATRIGERRVEWAVLEPGDEIVIGPHRLRFEEAPS from the coding sequence ATGATGCGCAAGCCGCCCGTCCGCGTCGCCGCCGCGCTGCTCCTCGCGGGAGCGCTGCTCTCCCAGGCGCCCGCCCACGCGCAGCCGCCCGCAGCCGTCGCCGTCGTCCAGGTGATCGCCGGTGATTACCCGCGGGTGACCGCCGCCGTCTCCGTTCTCGACGCCTTCGGGACGCCCATCGGCGGGCTCGACGCCGCGTCCTTCAGCGCGACGGAGGACGGCGCACCCGCCGTCGTCGAGGACGTGCAGGCAGCCGTCGACGCCGACGTGGGACTGGCGGTGGTGATGGTGATCGACACCAGCGGCAGCATGGCCGGCGCCCCCCTGGCGGCGGCGCGAGAGGCCGCGCTCCGACTCATCGACAGCCTGTTGCCCAACGACCGCGCGTCGATCATCGCCTTCGCCGACGGCCTGGGCGCGCCCGGCCCTTTCACCAGCGACAGACAGGCTCTCGCCGCCACCCTCGGCGGCCTCCAGGCGGGCGGCGCCACCGCCCTGTACGACGCCGTCATCGCCGGGGTGCGCACGGCGCGCGACGCCCCTCTCCCACGCAAGGTCGTCGTGCTGCTCACGGACGGCCACGAGTGGGAGGCGACTAGCGCAGCGACGATGGAGCAATCGCTAGCGGAGGCGTCGGCGGCGGGCGTCCCCGTCTTCACCATAGGCGTTGGCACGGAGGTCAACGTCCCCTATCTGGAGGAGGTCGCGCGCAGGAGCGGCGGACGCTTCATCGCGGCGCCCGCGCCCGGCGACATCCCCGGCGTGTACGAGGGCATCGGCAAGATGCTGCGGGCGGCGTACATCCTCCGCCTGCGCCTCCCCGGCCAAACGGGCGGCGGCGAATCGAGGCTGAGGGTGACGGTGAACGCCGCCGGCATGACGGTGAGCGGCGAGACGACCTTCCCGCGTCCCGGCGCCGCGGCAACGCCCACGAGCGCCCCGACGCCGACACCCACGCCCGCACCCGCGGCCGTCGCCGGCGAAGAGGGCGGCGGTATGGGCGCCGTCGTCTGGATTGTCGCCGTCGGGCTGCCGCTGCTGCTGCTATCGGGCGGAGGCGCGCTGACGTTGCGCATCGTGCGCCGGCGCCGCGAGGCGATTCCCGCCGGCCCGACGCCCGCCGTCGAATCGTACCGTCCGCCGCCTGTCACGAGATGGGGCGGCCCGCAGGCCCCGAAGGCGCGCCTCATCGTTATCGATGGGCCGCAGCTGGGGACGGCGCTGGAGCTGGGCGACCACGCGGTGACGATAGGGACGGACGCCGACTGCTCGCTGCGTCTGTCCGACGCGTCGGGGCAGGTGGGCCGACGCCACGTCCGCGTTTGGCTGCGGGAGGGACGCTACATGCTGCACCATCTCGACCGCGGGCGCGCGACGCGCATCGGGGAGCGGCGCGTGGAGTGGGCGGTGCTGGAGCCCGGCGACGAGATCGTGATCGGCCCGCACCGCCTCCGCTTCGAGGAAGCGCCCTCGTAG
- a CDS encoding Flp family type IVb pilin → MLNSLSVYWMVLKAKLGGERGQDLLEYALIGGVVAVAIIAVGAALSGYVGTMFDKIGSCITWQDDCDISLPLGGG, encoded by the coding sequence ATGCTCAACAGCCTAAGTGTCTACTGGATGGTCCTGAAGGCGAAGCTCGGCGGAGAGCGCGGCCAGGACCTGCTGGAATACGCCCTTATCGGGGGCGTTGTGGCTGTCGCCATCATCGCGGTCGGCGCTGCCCTGAGCGGCTACGTGGGCACGATGTTTGACAAGATCGGCAGCTGTATCACGTGGCAGGACGACTGCGATATTTCTCTGCCTCTAGGTGGCGGCTAA
- a CDS encoding pilus assembly protein yields the protein MIEFALIMPVLFIIVFIIVDAAIALDRWVVMTNAAREAARTGIVGADAAAITDRAIGTSHGLLADPDATVDVWWTDPNTNGHGDPGESVVVNVEYCYDLLTPISRLLPDRDGCPAGSLRMSACADMRLEQGVSGITTGGGCP from the coding sequence TTGATCGAGTTCGCCCTCATAATGCCTGTGCTATTCATCATAGTTTTCATTATCGTTGACGCGGCGATCGCCCTCGACCGTTGGGTAGTGATGACCAACGCTGCGAGAGAAGCGGCCCGAACCGGGATAGTCGGAGCGGATGCCGCGGCGATTACAGATAGGGCGATCGGCACTTCCCACGGCTTGCTGGCCGATCCAGACGCTACGGTTGACGTCTGGTGGACCGACCCGAACACAAATGGCCACGGAGATCCCGGGGAGTCCGTAGTGGTCAACGTCGAATACTGCTACGACCTGCTTACCCCGATTTCACGTCTTCTGCCCGACAGAGACGGGTGCCCCGCGGGTTCCTTACGCATGAGCGCATGCGCAGATATGCGATTGGAACAGGGGGTTAGCGGCATCACGACGGGAGGAGGTTGCCCGTGA
- a CDS encoding pilus assembly protein TadG-related protein produces the protein MSFARLVWRLVRGQRGQNLIMLAVLIPAFFALIAGIVDVGLLLGERTAAQKDVDAAALAGAQQLPEDPGGAVADAIEWADRNGVQQDEMPHAPFTDSTCYSDMPGDDPALIDSITVDAEAAAGMWMGRFFDVFSVNVGAHAKACVGSPQSISEGLRPFEVVIKDSPCFEDTDGDGERDSPLFGSICPLDYGAGDSTHGQFGLVNLGDEADDPCSWQGAVGKDISEKIIYGTPALCRKDDPVYTAPGNKVGPDTFKGIRDLLALEPVCDGADENKIDDFEEIFGQPPSDQPLDIICQGSPRFIYVIVVEEMQESHPNPEPLEYFGGFYILGCTIDGAPPDSHDERMCDPGGPWGQRTFWGMFVRTKAPPNSSGGPLDPGGLRVISLVE, from the coding sequence GTGAGTTTCGCAAGGCTTGTGTGGCGGCTCGTCCGTGGGCAGCGTGGCCAAAACCTGATCATGCTGGCGGTCCTTATTCCCGCCTTTTTCGCGCTCATCGCGGGCATCGTAGACGTGGGCCTGCTGCTGGGCGAGCGAACAGCGGCGCAGAAGGACGTCGATGCGGCCGCGCTGGCAGGGGCACAGCAATTGCCTGAGGATCCCGGGGGCGCGGTGGCCGACGCGATCGAGTGGGCTGATCGCAACGGCGTGCAACAGGACGAGATGCCTCACGCCCCGTTCACGGACTCGACATGCTATTCAGACATGCCGGGGGACGATCCCGCGCTGATCGACAGCATTACAGTAGACGCCGAGGCCGCGGCCGGGATGTGGATGGGTCGGTTTTTCGATGTCTTTAGCGTCAACGTAGGGGCTCACGCCAAAGCGTGTGTGGGTTCGCCGCAGTCTATCAGCGAGGGGCTGCGTCCCTTCGAGGTGGTCATTAAGGACAGCCCGTGCTTCGAAGACACGGACGGAGACGGCGAGCGCGACTCACCGCTCTTCGGCTCCATCTGTCCCCTCGATTACGGGGCAGGCGACTCAACACACGGCCAATTTGGGCTGGTCAACCTCGGCGACGAGGCGGACGACCCTTGCAGCTGGCAGGGCGCCGTGGGCAAGGACATTTCGGAGAAAATCATCTATGGCACGCCCGCCTTGTGTAGAAAAGACGATCCAGTCTACACCGCGCCCGGCAACAAGGTCGGCCCGGACACGTTCAAGGGAATTCGGGACCTGCTGGCGCTAGAGCCCGTGTGCGATGGCGCCGATGAAAACAAAATCGACGACTTTGAGGAGATATTCGGCCAACCTCCCTCCGACCAGCCACTGGACATCATTTGTCAGGGAAGCCCACGCTTTATCTACGTGATAGTGGTAGAGGAGATGCAGGAGAGCCATCCCAACCCGGAACCCTTGGAATACTTCGGGGGCTTCTACATCCTGGGCTGCACGATTGACGGCGCACCGCCGGACAGTCATGACGAAAGGATGTGCGATCCAGGGGGCCCGTGGGGTCAGAGAACTTTTTGGGGCATGTTCGTCCGAACCAAAGCGCCGCCCAACAGCAGCGGTGGGCCCCTCGATCCGGGCGGTCTACGGGTAATTAGTCTTGTGGAGTAG